From the genome of Symphalangus syndactylus isolate Jambi chromosome 13, NHGRI_mSymSyn1-v2.1_pri, whole genome shotgun sequence:
CACCCCCATTGCAGGGGAGCCCTAGATGGGGCAGTACAGCCCCCTTTCCACCCATCTTCCgcctccccattccccacccaAGCAGCCCCAATCATGCACGCGGCCCCCCAGGTGGAGGCACTGACCCGGCAGCCGCGAGCCACGACGGTGCACGCGGTGCGCGACACGGAGCTGGCCAAGCTTCCCGAGGGCACCTTGGGTCACATCAAACGCCGGTACCCGCAGGTGCGGCCTGTTGTGGGCGGGGCAGAGAGGCGGAGGCGGGACCCCGGGGGGCCCGGGCCTAGTGTGTGGGCGGGGCTTCCAGGTGGGCGGGTCGAGGGCGGGGCCGAAGCGAGAGAGTGAGGGCGGGGGCTCTTAGGGGTGGGACCCAGGTAACGGGGACCCAGGAGCCTTGGCATAGGAGGGAGAGGTGGGACCTGGACAGCCGCTTCCCAGGTCTCACTGAAATGCCGACCTCCAACGCCCCCAGGTCGTGACCCGCCTTATCCATCTACTGAGCCAGAAAATTCTAGGGAATTTGCAGCAGCTGCAAGGACCCTTCCCAGGTGAGAGCCGGCCGGCCCAGAGCGTGCTGGAAGTTGTAGTCCGGCGTCCAGAGCATGCTGGGAGGGAAGCCTTCTTTCCTGAGGGATGCTGGGAAGTGGAGTTCCGCGAAGAGATGGTGCCCCTGAGGGTTTCAAACCCTAAGTAGGACCGAGGTGCAGAGCATTCTGGGGAATGGAGTTCGTGTTCCTAAGCATGCCGGGAAACGGAGTCCTCGACCCCGGGCGTGCTAGTTAATGGGCTCGAAAGTAAATCAGTGGTGCCGGAGAGGGAGTCTTAGGCGGTGGAGTCGGCGGAGTCTGCCCGGGAGTCAGGGCTTGCTGGGGAAGTCCACGGCCTGGACGTTGAGAGAAAGGGAGTCCTAGATCAGAATATGATGGCAGGGCCGGGCAtgctggcttatgcctgtaatctcagcactttgggaggccgaggcagtaggatcgcttgagcccaggagattgagtttgaaaccagcctgggcaacatagtaggacccccgtctctacaaaaatttcaaacattagctgggcatggtgacacatgcctgtagtctcagccactcgggaggctgaggcgggaggattgattgcttgagcccggaggtcaaggctacagtgagccgtgatcgtgccactgtactccagctgggacGACAGAGCTAGAGcctgtttcagaaaaaataaaacagcaaacaaacaaaactccccATACCATGATGGAAAATAGTCTGTGGATTGTTTAGAACTCTGGGCACCTTGCCTTCCGAAGTTACAGCATGCTGGGAGATGTAGccccctgtctcagcctgtgGCTTCAATGAGCTAGAACAGAATGGGGCATGCGGTGGGGTTGGAGGCCTGCTGAAATGCGGGCCTGAGTTTCTACACTGTGGCGGCCAAATTCTGGGCCAGCGCAGCAACCTAGATACCCCTTTTCCCTCCAAGGGCTCTACCCAATTGGCCCTGACCCCTAGATCCTCCGAAGCGGGGGCAGGGCAGTAGTGGCAGAAAAGACATCATTAAGAAATtacagaggctgaggccgggcgcggtgtctcaagcctgtaatcccagcactttgggaggccgaggcgggtggatcacgaggtcaggagatcgagaccatcctggctaacatggtgaaaccccgtctgtactaaaaatacaaaaaaaaaattagccgggcgtgttggcgggcgcctgtagtcccagctactcgggaggctgaggcaggagaatggcgtaaacccaggaggtggaggttgcggtgagccgagatcgtgccactgcactccagcctgggggacagagaaagactctgtctcaaaaaaaaaaaaaataaataaaagaaattacagaGGCCtgaggcggtggctcacgcctgtaatctcagcactttgtgaggccgaggcaggtgaatcacttgaggtcaggggttcgagaccagcctggccaacgtggtgaaactcatctctactaaaagtacaaaaattagtcgggtgtggtggtgggtgcctgtaatcccagctacttggacggctgaggcaggagaatcgcttgaacctgggaggcagaggttgcagtgagccgagcctgcgccattgcactccagcctgggcaacaagagtgaaattccatctcaaaaaaaaaaaaaaaaaagaaaaagaaggaaagaaattacaGATAGAGAATACAATATCTAGAAGACAAAAGAGGTTACAGATAGAGAATACAATATCTAGAAGACAAAAGAGGGTCATGATGGCGTGTGGctgatggagggaggaagggagggagaaagaggctTTTCTAaggacagtgagctgagacttgaCAAATGAGATGGGGCCAGACGTGAAAGAGAAACCAGGGATGCTGCACAGGAGGCTGGTGGTGGTTTTGAAGCACTGAGGAGGAAAGTGATCAAGGGAAGaggtgatgggggtggggggataagTCACATAGGGGCTAGGGGCTGTCTACAGGCATTTGAGCTCATTTAGATTGTTATAGGGGAGGAAGGATTCCACCAGTAAGGAGGCAACAAGAGGTCTAGGCAAGATATGGGGGTTGATAGCTGGTCTAGGCTGGTAGTGGAGAAGCTGGGAAGCAACAGATGGGTCAAaagtagcttttcttttcttttcttgtctttgtcttttattttctttttaagcagggcctcgctctgtagcccaggctggagtgcagtggcacgatctcggctcactgcgacctctgcctcccaggttcaagtgattctcctgcctcagcctcccaagtagctgggattacaggtgtatgccaccacgcctggctaattgttttgtatttttagtagagtggtgtttctccatgttggctaggctaaaaatagctttatttctgccttgttTTATGTTCAGGTCCCCCATTAGACAGAAGAACCAAGGCCAGAATGGGGCAGGGGCACTGGCCAATTGATCTCCCAAGCACAGTGAATCTGAATGGTTGTAGAGTTGTGTACTGGATCCCACTGAGGTGATCAGGGCCCAAAGTGGAGGGTGGATGGCCAGGTTTTAACAAAAGAGGGGATAGTAGTTGAGGCTGAGGGTCCAGGACCAGAGCCATGGCTTTCAGTATGGTAGAGTCAAGACTTTGGGCAGCTGGGGACTGCAGTCTGCGAGCAGAGGAGCAGAAATTTCAgataaggaggaagaggaagaagaggaggaggagggttcATCTCTCCAGACACAGGTTCGAACCACAAATCTCATCTATTGGGTTCTCAGCAGGCTCTGGGCTGGGTGTGCCCCCCCACTCAGAACTCACCAACCCAGCCAGCAACCTGGCAACTGTGGCAGTCTTGCCCGTGTGTGCTGAGGTCCCCATGGTGGCCTTCACGCTGGAGCTGCAGCACGCCCTGCAGGCCATCGGTCAGTGGGGTGAGGGTCATGGGTGGGGGCTGGCAGTGGGTGGGACATTAGTGAGTGAGAGATGTTCGGGTAGGTcatttggagggtggaggggaacAGGGCCACAGGGGCGGGGTAATGGATATTCTTTTCTGAGTTAGGCCCCAGCCCTGTGGACCATGGttcccagcctcccttccctACCTACCCCTAGGTCCGACGCTACTCCTTAACAGTGACATCATCCGGGCACGCCTGGGGGCCTCCGCACTGGACAGGTGTGTGTTGcagaagggagtggggagggtggtGGGTGGGCTTGGAGCCTCAAATTCTTTCAGACCTGCGTTCAAGTTCTCGGCTTCCAACCACGGAGCATGCGTCCTACCCATAGGTCAATGGGGAGATTCGAAGTGGTGTGAATCTGCCCATCGAGGCACGGACTTCCATGGTGGGGGTTTGGGTGTCTAAGTTCCTCCCAGCAACGGAGCTATGTAGTCTCGGGGAGCACACTGACCCCAGGCCAACCCCAGGATGACGCTGCCCCCATCCCACCCTAGCATCCAAGAGTTCCGGCTGTCAGGGTGGCTGGCCCAGCAGGAGGATGCACACCGTATCGTACTCTACCAGACGGACACCTCGCTGACACCCTGGACCGTGCGCTGCCTGCGACAGGCCGACTGCATCCTCATCGTGGGCCTGGGGGACCAGGAGCCCACCCTCGGCCAGGTTGGAAGGCCGTGCTCCCTGATCTCACCCACCTCGGGCCCCGTCCCTTGCTGTCCCGTGCCTGCACCAGGCCACGTGCAGCCTCGCCTTGGGGGTAGGCGATCAGGGACCCAGGTGTGGCCAGGTGGTGGTGGGGCGGCTGGTGACCTCCACCGGCCGTCTTCCGCAGCTGGAGCAGATGTTGGAGAACACGGCTGTGCGCGCCCTTAAGCAGCTCGTCCTGCTCCACCGAGAGGAGGGCGCGGGCCCCACGCGCACTGTGGAGTGGCTCAACATGCGCAGCTGGTGCTCGGGGCACCTGCACCTGCGCTGTCCGCGCCGCCTCTTCTCGCGCCGCAGCCCTGCCAAGCTGGTGAGGAGCGCGCGGGCCCCCACCTTCCAGGGGCGTGGCTAATGGGCGTGGCTTGGGAGGTTGGGGCGGGGCCTGGGAGAGCTGCGGACAAGCCCGAAGGTCAGGGTGCCCCTGGGGGATCCGCCGGACCCCGCCCTCATGCTCCTGGGTCGCGGCTATCTCCCCCATCCCAGCATGAGCTCTACGAGAAGGTTTTCTCCAGGCGCGCGGACCGGCACAGCGACTTCTCCCGCTTGGCGAGGGTGCTCACAGGGAACACCATTGCCCTTGTgctgggcgggggcggggccaggTGAGGGGCGGGGCTTGCCcctgggggcggggcctgggtgTCCGAGGGTGGAGCTTCCTGGGAGACATGTGGGGGCGGGGCTTGCTTCTGGGGGCGGGGTCTGGGTGTCCGAAGGTGGACTTCCTCCCCGGGAGAGACCCCGTGGGTAGGGGCGGGTCCTTTGTTCCTTAGCAGTgcgggaggtgggaggaggtagGTGCAGGGGAGTTCCTGCAGGTGGGGCCTAGCGGGTCACTGGGGCCCATTTTCCGCGCAGGGGCTGCTCGCACATCGGAGTACTAAAGGCATTAGAGGAGGCGGGGGTCCCCGTGGACCTGGTGGGCGGCACGTCCATTGGCTCTTTCATCGGAGCGCTGTACGCGGAGGAGCGCAGCGCCAGCCGCACGAAGCAGCGGGCCCGGGAGTGGGCCAAGGTGTGTGTTGCGAGGAGGGGTTGCAGCACCCCAGGAGTGCCATAAAACCCGTGGCTCCACCCTAACCTGATTCCCATGGGGGAACCTCCAGGGTCAGGGTGACCCTTCCTGATTGAATCTGTGAACCCCAGCTGTCCGGACTTTTATAGATATGCTTCTAGGACTCTGGGTAACCACTTTGGGACCTCCTGTCTACTGACCCTAACCCATAACCCCCAACAAGAGCACCCAGGGCCTTTGGTGACCACCTTGTGAATGGCCTTGGGTGACCACATCATCCCTaagtgctccttttttttttttttttttttttttttttttgagactgagtcttgctctgtcgcccaggctggagtgcagtggtgcaatctcggctcactgcaacctccacctcccaggttcaaatgatttattcgccttagcctcctgagtagctgggattacaggcacgccccaccagCCCAgaaaattgttttgtattttagtagagatggggtttcaccatgttggctaggctgcttttgaactcctggcctcaagtgatctgcccgccttagcctccaaagtgctgggattaccagcgtgagccgctgcacctggcccctaAGTGCTGCTTGCTCACCTCCTATTGGTGAATCTTATCTGTGACCCCAGGTAACTCCTATTTGACCCTGTCTGGCCCCCTTGTCCCTAGAGCATGACTTCGGTGCTGGAACCTGTGTTGGACCTCACGTACCCAGTCACCTCCATGTTCACTGGGTCTGCCTTTAACCGCAGCATCCACCGGGTCTTCCAAGATAAGCAGATTGAGGTAGGCCCACCTCATCCCCTGCCCTGCCTACCCCTCCCCAGAGGAGCCCCCTGCTCCTCCCCCACCTCAATCCCTGTCCCTGCAGGACCTGTGGCTGCCTTACTTCAACGTGACCACAGATATCACCGCCTCAGCCATGCGAGTCCACAAAGATGGTGGGTGTCCCCGCCCAGCCCGCAGCAACCGCTGATGCCACGTGGGGTTGGGGGGATGCTTCCGGGAGGGCCGCTGAGCGTCTGGGACGTTGTTAACACGAGTGACCGTCCACCCTGGCCCGATCGCCGACCACTAACCGCCACCCACTAATGCCCTGGAGGCCCCAGGTACGTCCGTcctctggggaggggagcagggagaCTCGTCGGACGCCTTACCCCCCTCACGCCATCCCCACAGGCTGTGTGTGGCGTTACGTCCGGGCCAGCGCCTCCTACTGCCCCTACCTGCCCCCACTGTGCGACCCCAAGGATGGGCACCTGCTGGTGGATGGGTGCTACGTTAACAACGTCCCAGGTCAGCGAGCCTGCCGGGCTGGCCGGGCCTCCGGCGTGTCTGAGCGTGTCTGTgcgtgtttgtgtctgtgtgtcccaCCGCGCAGGCTCCCTGTGGCGGTATGTGCGCGCCAGCATGACGCTGTCGGGCTACCTGCCCCCGCTGTGCGACCCCAAGGACGGGCACCTACTCATGGATGGCGGCTACATCAACAATCTGCCAGGCAAGTGGCTGCCCGCACCACCCGCACACGGAAGCACCTCCCGCACCACATGCACGCACACGCATGGGCACACACAGACAGGCTCAATGAGGGAACACATGCCCAAGCTGCCCATGCAGGGGTGCagacacacatgcgcacacatgtGGTCACGTGCACAAGATGATACATGAATGTGCCTGTGGACAGCGACATGTGCAGTTGAAATCTacattctggccgggcgcagtggctcagcctggaatcccaacactttgggaggcctgaggtgggcggatcacctgaagtcaggagtttgagacccgcctggccaacatggtgaaaccccgtctctactaaaaatacaaaaaattaaccaggctggtggggggtgcctgtaatcccagctactcaggaggctgaggcggataaatcacttgaacctgggaggtggaggttgcagtgagctgagatcgtgctactgcactccagcctgggtgacagagcaagactcagtctcaaaaaaaagaaagaaatctacatCTACGTGCTGGTGTGCTGTGTTAAGCACAAGTGGATGTACACACAAGAGGGACAGGTGCACACGTCCACATGCACATCAGGGGACATGCAGGTGGAATGCAACACTCATATATGTGCACACCAGCTATATACGCACATGTTTTCTCTCAGGAGCAGGTAGGGCtcacacacacgtgtacacacaggCACGTGCACAGATGAACACGTGTGTCAATGAAATAGGGCATTTGCCAACGCATGCCAGTCTGTCCCATTTGTCCTGCACGTTCCCTCAAACATGCAGGGATGTGCACACACGTAGATAGGATGTGGCACCTCTGACCGAGTTAAGCCATGCCTACCACCCTTATGGGTGCAGGTGAGAGGCGGGCAGGTACACAACTTAAAATTTCACACCCCAGAAGTGTGTATATACGAATAGACATGTACGCTAGCTGCACACATGCCCACAATCTTGTAGGCCAGGGGTgggcaaactatggcccacaggCTGAATCCTGCCCTCTGTTTGATTgtataaataaagctttattgagccaggcacagtggctcacgcctgtaatcccagcactttgggaggctgaggtgggtggatcacttgaggtcaggagttcgaggccagcctggccaacatggtcaaacctggtttctactaaaaatacaaaaattagccgggcatggtggtgtatgcctctaatcccagctactcgggaggctgaggcaagagagttgcttgaacctgggaggtggaggttgcactgagcccagaccgcgccattgcactccagcctgggtgacagagtgagactctgtctcaaaaaataaaacaaaacctccCAACACCTGACACCCCTCCTTAACTTCAGTTGCATCATTTCCACGTCTGTGCATGACAGCATGATGTTTGCATGtgtgggtggtttttttttttttttgcatgatcATTTGCATGATGGCGTCTGTGGGACTGGGTTGAACATCTCTGCCCCGGGCCCCCAAGGGGAGCAGCCCGCTGACCCCCCCCGGGCCCCACAGCGGACATCGCCCGCAGCATGGGTGCCAAAACAGTCATTGCCATCGACGTGGGGAGCCAGGACGAGACGGACCTCAGCACCTACGGGGACAGCCTGTCCGGCTGGTGGCTGCTGTGGAAGCGGCTGAATCCCTGGGCGGACAAGGTAAAGGTTCCAGACATGGCCGAAATCCAGTCCCGCCTGGCCTACGTGTCCTGCGTGCGGCAGCTAGAGGTTGTCAAGTCCAGCTCCTACTGCGAGTACCTGCGCCCGCCCATCGACTGCTTCAAGACCATGGACTTCGGGAAGTTCGACCAGATCTATGTGAGTGGGCAGGAGTGGCGTGGTGCCTGCATAGGTGGTCCAGCTAAGCTTTGCTACTTAAAGCCCAGAGTGATATGAGGGGGAGGAATCCAGGAGGAATCCAGGAATCCCATCTGGAATCTCTGGAAAACAGATCAGTGATCAATTGGTGATGTCTGCAGGGGATGTAGTAGGGGTGAGGCTGTGCATGTGCTGTGTAAGAACTTTCTCCTTATAGGCCAGCTGCACCCCCGGAAGCACCGTATAGTGATTTCTAGTGCCATTTCTGCATTGGTGGGAATGAGAATAGTGATGAAGTAGAAATGTCTGCCACAGTTCCAGGAGAGGGAGGTAGCAGTGTGTGTGTTATGTGCCACTGACCCTGAAAAATGTGCCATAGCCCAAGCCAATTGAAATTGatcaggggccaggcatggtggctcatgcctgtaatcccagcaccttgggaagcagaggtgagaggattgcttgaaaccaggagttcaagaccagcctgggcaacatcgcaaaaccccatctctacaaagattaaaaattaaaattagctggatatggttgtgcatgcctgtcaccccagctactcgggggggctgaggtgggaggattgcttgagcccaggactttgaagctgcagtgagctatgattgcgtcagttcactccagcctgggtgacacagcagaactctgtctctaagaaaaagaaagggccaggcatggtggctcatgcatttaaccccagcattttgggaggccaaggtgggcagatcacttgaagtcaggagttcaagaccagcctggtcaacatggtgaaacctcatctctactaaatatacaaaaattagccaggggtggtggtgcatgcctatagtcccagctacttgagaggctgcagcaggagaaattgcttaacctgggaggcagtggttgcagtgagccaagattgtgccgttgcactccagcccgggtgacagagtgagactctgtctcaaaaaataatattaattttaaaaaagataaaaataataattttttttttaaaaagaaagaaagaaattgatcaGTAGCTGCAGCCCAGAAGCCCTGAGTCTGAGAAGAGATGTGTGATGTCCCTTGTGGGCTCACTGGGATAGCATGCCATGAGAAATTCAAGATGTTTGCTGTGGGCTTGGGAGATGGCGACATCCACAGATGTACTGCCTGTTTGCAGACTTCAAAATAAGCTCACACATCACCACCTTATGTTATTTGCTACCCAGCACCCTGCATGGGGCTGTGTGGGAAAGAACATGGAGAGATTGATTGGTAATGTCTGTCAAGGGCAGGACGGGATGTGTAGGCGAGTGTGCTATGTGCAGCTGACTCTGAAATAGGTTTAGTCTCAAATGCAGCTCCCCCAGAGCATCAGGCTTTTGAGGGGCCAGAGAATGGGCAGACAGAGCGGGGACAAGCAAAGCAGGGTTGCAGACACGGACCCAGCCCCTCACTTCCCACAGGATGTGGGCTACCAGTACGGGAAGGCGGTGTTTGGAGGCTGGAGCCGTGGCAACGTCATTGAGAAAATGCTCACAGACCGGCGGTCTACAGACCTTAATGAGAGCCGCCGTGCAGACGTAAGCCTGTGATGCCCCTGGGGCCACTCTGACTCCACTGATTCCAGAACCCAAGCCCCCTTAAAGTCTCCCCCAAACCTCAGATCACCCCACATATCCCTGGGTTTTGCTGAGCTCTCAGACCTCTGCTGACTTCAGAGAGTTCTCACCCTAGGATCTCCTCTGAGCCCCCAAGGCACCACTGGGCCCCCCAGGGGCCCCAAGACTGTGGGCCCCCCCAAGAGCCTCACCAGTGTCACCCCACAGGTGCTTGCCTTCCCAAGCTCTGGCTTCACCGACTTGGCAGAGATTGTGTCCCGGATTGAGCCCCCCACGAGCTATGTCTCTGATGGCTGTGCTGACGGTGAGGGGCCCAGGAGACCCCCAAGAGGGAGGGGAGTGGCTGGAGATGGCAGGCCAGCCCCGATCCCCTCACCCGTGCCCTGCTTCCTGATTCCAGGAGAAGAGTCAGATTGTCTGACAGAGTATGAGGAGGACGCCGGACCCGACTGCTCGAGGGACGAAGGGGGGTCCCCCGAGGGCGCAAGCCCCAGCACTGCCTCCGAGATGGTGAGAGTGGGTGGCCCAGGGTCCCCTCACACCCCCCAGAGGGTCATGAGTACAGTGTCAGGCGGGGGAGCAGGGGGGCATATTTGAGATCCTGTGTGTGCTGGGTGCTGGCTGACATGCGCACAGTGACGCATCAGTGTCCCATGCTGGGTGACGTGTGTGTGACCTTTCCTTGCAGGAGGAGGAGAAGTCGATTCTCCGGCAACGACACTGTCTGCCCCAGGAGCCACCCGGCTCAGCCACAGATGCCTGAGGACCTCGACAGGGGtcacccccttccccccacccctgaCTGGGCTGGGGGTGGCCCCGTGGGGGTAGCTCACTCCCCCTCCTGCTGCTATGCCTGTGACCCCCGGGGCCCACACACTGGACTGACCTGCCCTGAGCGGGGATGCAGTGTTGCACTGATCACTTGACCAGTCCCCTCCCCCAATAAACTCACCTCTTGGAAATGGCCTCCTGTCGTCTTCGGGCTGGGGACCCACCTTCTGTGCCCAggatggctggggctggggtctgACACCACCTGGTGCTTGCCCCCCACAGGGAATGCCTTTCTAGAATCCACATGGAGCCCCACTAGGTGCTTGTCCCCACTCTGCCCCTTCTCTGGCTCCTCAGAAGCCAGTGCTGACTCCAGACCACAGGGCCAAACATTCCGTGCCACCCTCCCGGGCTCACAGGTGCTCTTGGGGGCCCGATGTGGCAcccctctatttatttatttatttatttatttatttatttatttatttatttttctctctttctttttctttttcttttttttttgagacagagtctcactctgtcacccaggctggagtgcagtggcatgatctctgct
Proteins encoded in this window:
- the PNPLA6 gene encoding patatin-like phospholipase domain-containing protein 6 isoform X13 encodes the protein MEAPLQTGMVLGVMIGAGVAVVVTAVLILLVVRRLRVPKTPAPDGPRYRFRKRDKVLFYGRKIMRKVSQSTSSLVDTSVSATSRPRMKKKLKMLNIAKKILRIQKEAPTLQRKEPPPAVLEADLTEGDLANSHLPSEVLYMLKNVRVLGHFEKPLFLELCRHMVFQRLGQGDYVFRPGQPDASIYVVQDGLLELCLPGPDGKECVVKEVVPGDSVNSLLSILDVITGHQHPQRTVSARAARDSTVLRLPVEAFSAVFTKYPESLVRVVQIIMVRLQRVTFLALHNYLGLTNELFSHEIQPLRLFPSPGLPTRTSPVRGSKRMVSTSATDEPRETPGRPPDPTGAPLPGPTGLQGGPRSDFDMAYERGRISVSLQEEASGGSQAALARTPTQEPREQPAGACEYSYCEDESATDGCPFGPYQGRQTSSIFEAAKRELAKLMRIEDPSLLNSRVLLHHAKAGTIIARQGDQDVSLHFVLWGCLHVYQRMIDKAEDVCLFVAQPGELVGQLAVLTGEPLIFTLRAQRDCTFLRISKSDFYEIMRAQPSVVLSAAHTVAARMSPFVRQMDFAIDWTAVEAGRALYRQGDRSDCTYIVLNGRLRSVIQRGSGKKELVGEYGRGDLIGVVEALTRQPRATTVHAVRDTELAKLPEGTLGHIKRRYPQVVTRLIHLLSQKILGNLQQLQGPFPAGSGLGVPPHSELTNPASNLATVAVLPVCAEVPMVAFTLELQHALQAIGPTLLLNSDIIRARLGASALDSIQEFRLSGWLAQQEDAHRIVLYQTDTSLTPWTVRCLRQADCILIVGLGDQEPTLGQLEQMLENTAVRALKQLVLLHREEGAGPTRTVEWLNMRSWCSGHLHLRCPRRLFSRRSPAKLHELYEKVFSRRADRHSDFSRLARVLTGNTIALVLGGGGARGCSHIGVLKALEEAGVPVDLVGGTSIGSFIGALYAEERSASRTKQRAREWAKSMTSVLEPVLDLTYPVTSMFTGSAFNRSIHRVFQDKQIEDLWLPYFNVTTDITASAMRVHKDGSLWRYVRASMTLSGYLPPLCDPKDGHLLMDGGYINNLPADIARSMGAKTVIAIDVGSQDETDLSTYGDSLSGWWLLWKRLNPWADKVKVPDMAEIQSRLAYVSCVRQLEVVKSSSYCEYLRPPIDCFKTMDFGKFDQIYDVGYQYGKAVFGGWSRGNVIEKMLTDRRSTDLNESRRADVLAFPSSGFTDLAEIVSRIEPPTSYVSDGCADGEESDCLTEYEEDAGPDCSRDEGGSPEGASPSTASEMEEEKSILRQRHCLPQEPPGSATDA
- the PNPLA6 gene encoding patatin-like phospholipase domain-containing protein 6 isoform X9, with translation MGPSSHGLATNSSGAKVAERDGFQDVPAPGEGSAGRICGAQPVPFVPQVLGVMIGAGVAVVVTAVLILLVVRRLRVPKTPAPDGPRYRFRKRDKVLFYGRKIMRKVSQSTSSLVDTSVSATSRPRMKKKLKMLNIAKKILRIQKEAPTLQRKEPPPAVLEADLTEGDLANSHLPSEVLYMLKNVRVLGHFEKPLFLELCRHMVFQRLGQGDYVFRPGQPDASIYVVQDGLLELCLPGPDGKECVVKEVVPGDSVNSLLSILDVITGHQHPQRTVSARAARDSTVLRLPVEAFSAVFTKYPESLVRVVQIIMVRLQRVTFLALHNYLGLTNELFSHEIQPLRLFPSPGLPTRTSPVRGSKRMVSTSATDEPRETPGRPPDPTGAPLPGPTGLQGGPRSDFDMAYERGRISVSLQEEASGGSQAALARTPTQEPREQPAGACEYSYCEDESATDGCPFGPYQGRQTSSIFEAAKRELAKLMRIEDPSLLNSRVLLHHAKAGTIIARQGDQDVSLHFVLWGCLHVYQRMIDKAEDVCLFVAQPGELVGQLAVLTGEPLIFTLRAQRDCTFLRISKSDFYEIMRAQPSVVLSAAHTVAARMSPFVRQMDFAIDWTAVEAGRALYRQGDRSDCTYIVLNGRLRSVIQRGSGKKELVGEYGRGDLIGVVEALTRQPRATTVHAVRDTELAKLPEGTLGHIKRRYPQVVTRLIHLLSQKILGNLQQLQGPFPGSGLGVPPHSELTNPASNLATVAVLPVCAEVPMVAFTLELQHALQAIGPTLLLNSDIIRARLGASALDSIQEFRLSGWLAQQEDAHRIVLYQTDTSLTPWTVRCLRQADCILIVGLGDQEPTLGQLEQMLENTAVRALKQLVLLHREEGAGPTRTVEWLNMRSWCSGHLHLRCPRRLFSRRSPAKLHELYEKVFSRRADRHSDFSRLARVLTGNTIALVLGGGGARGCSHIGVLKALEEAGVPVDLVGGTSIGSFIGALYAEERSASRTKQRAREWAKSMTSVLEPVLDLTYPVTSMFTGSAFNRSIHRVFQDKQIEDLWLPYFNVTTDITASAMRVHKDGSLWRYVRASMTLSGYLPPLCDPKDGHLLMDGGYINNLPADIARSMGAKTVIAIDVGSQDETDLSTYGDSLSGWWLLWKRLNPWADKVKVPDMAEIQSRLAYVSCVRQLEVVKSSSYCEYLRPPIDCFKTMDFGKFDQIYDVGYQYGKAVFGGWSRGNVIEKMLTDRRSTDLNESRRADVLAFPSSGFTDLAEIVSRIEPPTSYVSDGCADGEESDCLTEYEEDAGPDCSRDEGGSPEGASPSTASEMEEEKSILRQRHCLPQEPPGSATDA